In Astatotilapia calliptera chromosome 20, fAstCal1.2, whole genome shotgun sequence, one genomic interval encodes:
- the rbp7a gene encoding retinoid-binding protein 7a, with protein MPASLSGKWEMISNVNFDDYMIALGISASLRKIAAKLTLKKTIERQEDQFVVKTTSTFRNYTVTFKVGQEFNEFTKGLDNRHLKSLVRWEGNKLICEQTGEKKNRGWTHWIEDDKLHLELFCEGQVCKQVYKNVSKTREEE; from the exons ATGCCTGCCAGCCTGAGTGGCAAATGGGAGATGATCAGCAATGTCAACTTTGACGACTACATGATTGCGCTGG GCATAAGCGCTTCCTTACGAAAAATTGCTGCAAAACTTACCTTAAAGAAAACAATTGAGCGGCAGGAGGACCAGTTCGTCGTCAAAACCACGAGCACTTTCCGAAACTACACGGTCACCTTCAAAGTGGGCCAGGAATTTAACGAGTTTACAAAGGGACTAGACAACAGACACCTGAAG TCACTCGTGAGATGGGAGGGGAACAAACTAATATGTGAACAGActggagagaagaagaacaggGGATGGACTCACTGGATTGAAGATGACAAGCTTCATCTG GAGCTGTTCTGTGAAGGACAAGTCTGCAAGCAGGTTTATAAGAACGTTTCAAAGAcgagagaagaagaatga